A stretch of Imperialibacter roseus DNA encodes these proteins:
- a CDS encoding polysaccharide biosynthesis/export family protein, translating into MYLQEANEELPTVPNDSLLNFPYKTYVVQPGDNLDIKIKSLDGTTDNMFNVGGLATQAAGQLINNASDIFYLTGFNVDANGMIEVPVIGRIAVAGKTLAEVRKVVEESAQVYIKDPYISVKLGGIRFTALGEFRAPGRYGVLQNRLTIYEAIASAGDLQIQANRKEALLIRQYPDGQRIHKIDLTNRDLINSEFYYIQPGDQLYVAPLKVRELGTGITTFQTISAVAATITAVFLILNFFTK; encoded by the coding sequence GTGTACTTGCAGGAAGCCAATGAAGAATTGCCTACAGTACCCAACGACAGTCTGCTGAACTTCCCTTATAAAACCTATGTGGTGCAGCCCGGGGATAACCTGGACATAAAAATCAAAAGCCTGGATGGTACTACCGACAATATGTTCAATGTTGGTGGATTGGCCACGCAGGCTGCTGGCCAATTGATCAACAATGCATCCGATATTTTCTACCTTACCGGTTTCAATGTAGACGCCAACGGCATGATTGAGGTGCCCGTGATCGGAAGGATTGCCGTCGCTGGTAAAACACTGGCGGAGGTAAGAAAAGTGGTGGAAGAATCGGCTCAGGTATACATCAAGGATCCTTATATCTCAGTGAAACTGGGTGGCATCCGGTTCACTGCGCTGGGTGAGTTCAGAGCACCGGGCCGATATGGTGTACTGCAAAACAGACTGACAATTTATGAAGCCATTGCCTCAGCTGGTGATCTGCAGATACAAGCCAACAGAAAAGAAGCCTTGCTCATCCGCCAATATCCTGACGGGCAGCGCATTCACAAAATAGACTTGACGAATCGTGACCTGATTAACTCTGAGTTTTATTATATCCAGCCAGGTGACCAATTGTATGTGGCACCCCTGAAAGTAAGAGAGCTGGGCACTGGCATCACTACCTTCCAAACCATCAGTGCTGTGGCTGCCACTATTACCGCCGTTTTTTTGATCCTCAACTTTTTCACCAAATAA
- a CDS encoding transposase produces the protein MNPHLNILPYCLMPNHFHLMVHSKEAMDMSRYKQDLRMMLSSYTRKINFRTK, from the coding sequence TTGAACCCTCATCTCAATATTCTGCCCTATTGTTTGATGCCTAATCATTTTCACCTCATGGTTCACTCTAAAGAGGCCATGGATATGTCACGTTATAAGCAGGACTTGCGAATGATGCTTAGTTCGTATACCAGGAAAATAAATTTTAGGACAAAGTGA
- a CDS encoding aldo/keto reductase: protein MSNRVEYCELAPDLKISRVLTGLWQVADMERDGKTLDLEAAAKSMKAYGDAGLVTFDMADHYGSAEIIAGIYKKKYADYRPVNLLTKWVPKPGHVTKKEVREAVATALVRMNMEQLDLMQFHAWNYADPIWLDCLYWLEELREEGLLKQIGLTNFDAAHLNMVLESGIKVVSNQVSYSLLDQRAKGDMAAVCEKHGVKILAFGTLAGGFLTEKWLGKPEPKQEASLTWSQMKYKRFVDVAGGWKKLQDLLQVLSKLSEKYHVSMANVATRYMLEQPAVGGVIVGARLGESEHVMDNLRLFDFRLDADSKKAIENVIAGFSPIPGDCGDEYRKPPFLTASGDLSHHVEAIPVPYPTTEGGDGRIKALSGTEWEDLAGFSRAVKKGNRILISGTTATHGAKAIGGNDPAAQATFALDKIEGALQSLGATMEEVVRTRIFVRNIDDWEAVARVHGKRFKDIQPANTLVQANLVGREYLVEIEAEAMVE from the coding sequence ATGAGTAATAGAGTGGAATATTGTGAATTGGCACCTGACCTTAAGATATCGAGAGTACTTACGGGGTTGTGGCAGGTAGCCGACATGGAAAGAGACGGCAAAACGCTGGATCTTGAAGCGGCTGCCAAGTCGATGAAAGCCTACGGCGATGCCGGACTGGTCACCTTCGATATGGCGGATCACTATGGCTCAGCCGAAATAATTGCGGGAATTTACAAAAAGAAATACGCTGACTACCGGCCGGTAAATCTACTGACCAAGTGGGTGCCAAAACCAGGTCATGTTACTAAAAAAGAAGTAAGGGAGGCCGTGGCCACAGCGCTTGTGCGCATGAATATGGAGCAGCTTGACCTGATGCAGTTTCATGCCTGGAACTACGCTGACCCAATCTGGCTAGATTGTCTGTATTGGCTGGAAGAACTGAGAGAAGAAGGGCTGCTGAAGCAAATTGGCCTAACGAACTTCGATGCAGCCCATTTGAATATGGTGCTGGAAAGTGGTATCAAAGTGGTATCGAACCAGGTGTCTTATTCTCTGCTTGATCAAAGAGCAAAAGGAGACATGGCTGCCGTGTGTGAAAAGCATGGGGTGAAAATTCTGGCCTTTGGCACATTGGCCGGCGGTTTCCTGACCGAGAAATGGCTGGGTAAGCCCGAGCCCAAGCAGGAGGCAAGTTTGACCTGGTCACAAATGAAATACAAGCGCTTTGTGGATGTGGCTGGAGGTTGGAAGAAACTGCAGGATTTGCTACAGGTGCTTTCGAAGCTCTCTGAGAAGTACCATGTGTCGATGGCCAATGTGGCCACCCGGTATATGCTGGAGCAGCCTGCTGTTGGCGGGGTGATTGTGGGCGCCAGACTGGGAGAAAGTGAGCACGTGATGGATAACCTCAGGTTGTTTGACTTCCGGTTGGATGCCGACAGCAAGAAAGCTATTGAAAACGTGATCGCAGGGTTTAGCCCCATTCCCGGCGATTGTGGAGACGAGTACAGAAAACCACCTTTTTTAACAGCGTCGGGCGATCTCAGCCACCATGTTGAGGCGATCCCGGTTCCCTATCCGACCACCGAAGGCGGTGATGGAAGAATAAAAGCATTGAGTGGCACGGAATGGGAAGACCTGGCAGGGTTTAGCCGTGCAGTGAAAAAGGGAAACAGAATCTTGATTTCAGGCACGACTGCTACTCATGGGGCCAAGGCTATAGGTGGAAATGACCCTGCGGCGCAGGCCACCTTTGCGCTTGATAAAATAGAAGGTGCCTTGCAGTCGTTGGGGGCAACCATGGAAGAGGTGGTGAGGACCAGAATCTTTGTCAGAAATATTGATGACTGGGAAGCTGTGGCCAGAGTTCACGGCAAGCGTTTCAAAGACATTCAGCCGGCCAATACACTAGTACAGGCCAATTTGGTTGGAAGGGAATATTTGGTGGAGATAGAGGCTGAGGCGATGGTGGAGTAG
- a CDS encoding APC family permease yields MAKKDGGVKTGLTRQMGILGLAATGICSMMGAGINVVPFMIQRNVPGIGPYVLPAFLVAAVPAILAAMAYAILSSAMPRAGGSYVHVSRSLNPYLGFVASFSQWFGLSVAIGVVSYVVVPFLRDVAFGLGWAEIGEILELGFVRLAISFAFLWIFVLVNIQGIKLYERTLIPLMFLMFGLGAIVIVVGFSHDQADFVAAIQAKEGRQIAEAASQPFDWKIFVTASALLFSSFIGFDSIAQAGGEAKNPGKSLPIAIAIAILTVGAFYLLFTWAVYHSVPWDFIAAESMKKDISAPGLLSYVLPPVWGVLILTGAAIALINDLPAMILSVSRLMFAWAEDGIFPRSVARVHPVRKTPATAIVVSGVMASIGILGCHLASDFFLGIDIMVTSMLVNFLLMVVSVYTLQRRNPTLARGIVVVKERWKQVFIAVAGAALLGSLLIVHIVKDLASSPGAWYFHSTFIWIVVMIVATMIYFREKGKLTKQGVNLSERFSQLPPE; encoded by the coding sequence ATGGCAAAAAAAGATGGTGGAGTGAAAACAGGACTGACAAGGCAAATGGGCATTCTGGGCCTTGCAGCTACTGGTATTTGCTCGATGATGGGGGCGGGCATCAACGTGGTGCCTTTCATGATACAGCGAAATGTGCCCGGGATCGGCCCTTATGTGCTTCCGGCTTTTTTGGTGGCTGCCGTGCCTGCTATTCTTGCAGCCATGGCCTATGCCATACTTAGTTCGGCTATGCCCAGGGCGGGTGGCAGCTATGTCCATGTAAGCAGATCCCTCAATCCATATCTGGGTTTTGTTGCAAGCTTTTCCCAATGGTTTGGCCTCTCCGTGGCCATTGGCGTTGTGTCCTACGTGGTCGTCCCTTTCCTGAGGGATGTTGCTTTTGGTCTTGGGTGGGCAGAAATAGGAGAAATTTTGGAGTTGGGGTTTGTTCGCCTTGCTATTTCATTCGCCTTCCTTTGGATTTTTGTTCTTGTCAATATTCAGGGCATTAAACTTTACGAGCGTACACTGATCCCGCTGATGTTTTTGATGTTTGGCCTTGGCGCTATTGTCATTGTGGTAGGCTTTTCACATGACCAAGCCGATTTTGTTGCCGCCATTCAGGCCAAGGAAGGCAGACAAATAGCAGAGGCGGCCAGTCAGCCTTTCGATTGGAAGATTTTTGTGACAGCCTCGGCCCTGCTGTTTTCCAGCTTTATCGGGTTCGACTCAATAGCGCAGGCAGGGGGAGAGGCGAAAAATCCAGGCAAGTCGCTGCCTATTGCGATTGCGATCGCCATTCTGACTGTGGGTGCGTTTTACCTCCTATTTACATGGGCTGTTTATCATAGCGTGCCGTGGGATTTCATTGCCGCTGAATCTATGAAAAAAGACATTTCGGCTCCTGGCCTGCTGAGCTATGTGCTGCCGCCTGTTTGGGGTGTGCTTATTTTGACTGGCGCTGCCATTGCGCTGATCAACGACTTGCCGGCCATGATCTTGTCGGTTTCCAGACTCATGTTTGCCTGGGCTGAGGACGGAATATTCCCCAGGAGTGTCGCTCGGGTACACCCCGTTCGGAAAACGCCTGCGACGGCCATTGTCGTCAGCGGAGTTATGGCTTCGATCGGGATCTTGGGATGCCACCTGGCGAGCGATTTCTTTTTAGGGATAGATATTATGGTGACCTCCATGCTCGTTAACTTTCTTTTGATGGTGGTCTCAGTTTACACTTTGCAGAGAAGAAACCCAACACTTGCAAGGGGCATTGTAGTGGTGAAGGAGCGATGGAAGCAGGTTTTCATTGCTGTGGCAGGCGCTGCTTTGCTGGGCAGCCTGCTCATTGTACATATCGTCAAAGACCTGGCAAGCAGTCCGGGTGCATGGTATTTCCATTCTACCTTTATATGGATAGTGGTGATGATTGTCGCTACAATGATTTATTTTCGTGAAAAAGGAAAACTAACCAAACAGGGCGTCAACCTGTCGGAGAGGTTTTCGCAACTACCCCCTGAATAA
- a CDS encoding methylglyoxal synthase has translation MDTIDKKNIALVAHDYKKKDLIEWALFNKGVLAGHSLFATEATGNLVEKELNLPVTKVKSGSMGGNQQIATKISEGEIDILIFFWDPLAQLPSDPEVKALLRIGMAWNIPVACNRATADFLVSSPLLNSSYQKQQPDYKAQGKENLSESFFSDTDENYGLLLTI, from the coding sequence ATGGATACGATAGATAAAAAGAATATAGCGCTTGTTGCGCACGATTATAAAAAGAAAGACCTGATTGAGTGGGCACTCTTTAACAAGGGTGTATTAGCTGGTCATTCTCTTTTCGCCACCGAGGCTACCGGAAACCTTGTAGAAAAAGAGCTTAACTTGCCTGTGACCAAGGTAAAAAGTGGCTCTATGGGTGGTAATCAACAAATAGCCACTAAAATTTCTGAAGGAGAAATAGATATTCTCATCTTTTTCTGGGATCCTTTAGCACAATTGCCAAGCGACCCTGAAGTGAAGGCGTTGCTGCGAATAGGCATGGCCTGGAACATTCCCGTTGCCTGCAACAGAGCAACAGCTGACTTCCTTGTTTCATCTCCACTGCTAAATTCTTCGTATCAAAAACAACAGCCCGACTACAAAGCGCAGGGAAAGGAAAACCTTTCCGAGTCTTTCTTTTCAGACACTGACGAGAACTACGGCCTGCTGTTGACCATTTAG
- a CDS encoding xylulokinase, translating to MLLLGIDIGTSSVKISVVDAQTQKCIASTHYPETEATILSPEPGWAEQSPNMWWEYTQQAITKLNATKKYNPKDIGAIGIAYQMHGLVIVDKDQKVLRDSIIWCDSRAVEIGDKAFKAIGKSVALSSLLNSPGNFTASKLAWVKENEPFLYDKTYKLMLPGDFIAMKFTGEITTSVSSLSEGIFWDFQKDELSDPVFNYFGFSKSLVPDIKPVFSEHGTVSYAVAEPLGLKAGIPVTYKAGDQPNNALSLNVFEPGEVAATAGTSGVIYGVTDQVSYDPQSRVNTFAHVNYASEKKRLGVLLCINGTGIMNRWIKSVAGQHLTYEQMNEEAAKAKPGSRGLYVMPFGNGVERMLENKLIGAHIHTIDLNTHGPHELFRAAQEGIAFSFRYGLDIMRDNGMSPKVIRAGYANMFLSDVFTEAFVNVTGVPVELYEGDGSVGAAVGAGLGAGVYADQKDAFRNMKRLRVVEPSKNTDYEPHYEKWLGILKSHLG from the coding sequence ATGTTATTATTAGGTATAGATATAGGAACTTCTTCCGTCAAAATTTCTGTAGTGGACGCCCAAACGCAAAAATGCATTGCTTCCACTCATTATCCGGAAACGGAGGCGACGATTTTGTCGCCAGAGCCAGGTTGGGCGGAACAATCCCCCAACATGTGGTGGGAATACACGCAACAGGCCATCACAAAGCTTAACGCTACCAAAAAATATAACCCCAAAGACATTGGGGCTATTGGCATTGCCTACCAAATGCACGGGCTCGTGATAGTGGACAAAGACCAAAAGGTGCTGCGTGATTCGATCATCTGGTGCGACAGCCGGGCTGTGGAAATAGGCGATAAGGCGTTCAAAGCCATAGGCAAAAGTGTAGCCCTTTCCTCTTTGCTCAATTCTCCGGGTAACTTCACGGCTTCCAAGCTGGCTTGGGTCAAAGAAAACGAGCCTTTCTTGTACGACAAAACCTACAAGCTCATGCTGCCAGGCGATTTTATTGCCATGAAGTTTACGGGCGAAATTACCACGTCAGTTTCCTCTCTTTCTGAAGGAATTTTCTGGGACTTTCAAAAGGACGAGCTTTCTGACCCGGTATTCAACTACTTCGGTTTTTCAAAAAGCCTGGTGCCCGACATCAAGCCTGTGTTCTCGGAGCATGGCACAGTAAGCTACGCCGTTGCCGAACCGTTAGGCTTGAAAGCTGGCATTCCGGTCACCTACAAGGCGGGAGATCAACCCAATAACGCCCTGTCGCTCAATGTATTTGAGCCGGGCGAAGTGGCAGCGACCGCAGGCACATCCGGCGTGATCTATGGTGTAACTGACCAGGTAAGCTACGATCCGCAGTCGAGGGTAAACACCTTTGCCCACGTAAACTACGCCAGTGAGAAAAAGAGGTTGGGCGTGCTGCTGTGCATCAACGGTACGGGCATAATGAACCGCTGGATAAAATCTGTGGCTGGACAGCACCTCACCTATGAGCAAATGAATGAAGAAGCGGCCAAAGCCAAGCCAGGCAGCCGGGGCCTCTATGTGATGCCTTTTGGCAACGGCGTGGAACGTATGCTCGAGAATAAACTAATAGGTGCCCACATCCACACCATTGACCTCAACACTCACGGCCCGCATGAATTATTCCGGGCAGCGCAGGAAGGTATTGCGTTCTCGTTCCGCTACGGACTCGACATTATGAGAGACAATGGCATGAGCCCGAAGGTGATCAGGGCTGGTTATGCCAACATGTTCCTGAGCGATGTGTTCACAGAGGCATTTGTGAACGTAACAGGCGTGCCTGTAGAACTCTATGAGGGTGATGGCAGTGTGGGTGCTGCGGTAGGTGCCGGCTTGGGCGCTGGCGTTTACGCCGACCAGAAAGACGCCTTCAGGAACATGAAAAGGCTTCGGGTAGTGGAGCCTTCAAAAAATACCGACTATGAGCCGCACTATGAAAAGTGGCTTGGAATTCTGAAAAGCCATCTTGGTTAA
- the xylA gene encoding xylose isomerase: protein MAITLGEKEFFKGIGQIKFEGHGSDNPMAYRWYDENKVVAGKTMKEHLRFAVAYWHSFVGSGADPFGAPTHIFPWDVKGDAVERAKDKMDAAFEFMTKLGLPYYCFHDVDVVDYGDNVVENEKRLHALAEYAKKKQAASGVKLLWGTANLFSHVRYMNGASTNPDFHVLTHGAAQVKAALDATIYLGGENYVFWGGREGYMSLLNTDMKREQDHLAMFLHKAKDYARKQGFKGTFFIEPKPCEPTKHQYDYDSATVIGFLRQHDLLNDFKLNIEVNHATLAGHTFTHELQVASDAGLLGSIDANRGDYQNGWDTDQFPNDITEVTEAMMIILQNGGFGGGGINFDAKIRRNSTDMEDLFYAHIGGVDIFARALVAADNILQKSEYKKIRKDRYASFDSGKGKEFEQGKLSLEDLRNYAAENGEPAMTSGRQEYIENLINRYI from the coding sequence ATGGCAATAACTCTTGGAGAAAAAGAATTTTTTAAAGGCATAGGTCAAATCAAATTTGAAGGACATGGCTCCGACAACCCTATGGCCTACCGCTGGTATGACGAAAACAAAGTGGTAGCAGGCAAAACTATGAAGGAGCACTTGCGGTTTGCAGTAGCCTACTGGCACTCCTTTGTTGGCAGTGGTGCCGATCCTTTCGGTGCACCTACGCATATTTTCCCCTGGGATGTGAAAGGCGATGCGGTAGAAAGAGCAAAAGACAAGATGGATGCTGCTTTCGAATTCATGACAAAATTGGGCCTTCCATACTATTGCTTCCACGACGTGGACGTGGTTGACTATGGAGATAATGTGGTTGAAAATGAAAAAAGGCTTCACGCACTTGCCGAGTACGCCAAGAAAAAACAGGCGGCCAGCGGTGTAAAATTACTCTGGGGCACAGCCAACCTGTTCTCCCATGTCAGGTATATGAATGGTGCTTCTACCAACCCGGATTTCCATGTGCTTACCCATGGTGCGGCACAGGTAAAAGCCGCTTTGGATGCAACAATCTATCTTGGAGGCGAAAATTATGTGTTCTGGGGAGGTCGTGAAGGCTACATGTCGCTACTGAACACTGACATGAAGAGAGAGCAGGATCACCTGGCGATGTTCCTTCACAAAGCCAAAGATTATGCCCGTAAGCAAGGCTTCAAAGGTACTTTCTTTATTGAGCCTAAGCCATGCGAGCCAACTAAGCACCAGTACGACTACGATTCAGCCACTGTTATTGGCTTCCTTCGTCAGCACGATTTGCTTAACGACTTCAAACTGAATATCGAAGTAAACCATGCTACATTAGCTGGCCATACATTTACCCATGAACTGCAGGTGGCCTCCGATGCAGGCTTGCTTGGTTCTATTGATGCCAACAGAGGCGATTACCAGAACGGCTGGGATACTGACCAGTTCCCTAACGATATCACCGAGGTGACCGAAGCTATGATGATCATTCTGCAAAACGGAGGCTTTGGCGGTGGTGGCATCAACTTCGATGCGAAAATCAGAAGAAACTCTACTGATATGGAGGACTTGTTCTATGCCCACATTGGTGGTGTTGACATCTTCGCCCGTGCGCTGGTAGCTGCCGACAACATCTTACAGAAGTCAGAATACAAGAAGATTCGCAAAGACCGTTATGCCTCATTCGATAGCGGAAAAGGCAAGGAGTTTGAGCAGGGTAAGCTCTCTTTGGAAGATCTTCGCAACTATGCTGCCGAAAACGGAGAGCCTGCAATGACCAGTGGTCGCCAGGAATATATCGAGAACCTGATCAACAGGTACATCTAG
- a CDS encoding aldose epimerase family protein — protein MPTKEKTEETATASRISAADWGEVDGKKVQLFTLTNEAGSEVKITNYGGIVTEWNFPEKNGKVSSIVLGFDSLKTYLAGHPFFGAIAGRYANRIAKGQFSIDGETYTLAKNNGENSLHGGVKGFDKQVWTANAIDGDEPSLELTYLSADGEEGYPGNLNVKVVYTLTADNELKIDYTATTDKATVLNLTNHSYFNLTGSPANTILDHELRIKAQRYTPVDGGLIPTGELAPVAGTPFDFFDAAKIGERIEQTGGDPFGYDHNFVLDGEAGQLRNVVIVTDSVSGRRLDMATTQPGVQFYTGNFLDGSVKSDEGIPYGRNTGFCLETQHFPDSPNQPDFPSALLKPGETYHQTTVYKISLME, from the coding sequence ATGCCTACTAAAGAAAAGACTGAAGAGACTGCAACCGCCTCCCGCATATCTGCTGCCGATTGGGGTGAGGTAGATGGCAAAAAGGTTCAGCTATTTACGCTGACCAACGAAGCCGGTTCAGAAGTAAAAATCACTAATTATGGTGGCATCGTCACCGAATGGAACTTCCCTGAAAAAAATGGGAAAGTATCCTCTATTGTATTGGGCTTCGATAGTTTGAAAACATATCTGGCTGGCCATCCGTTTTTTGGAGCAATCGCCGGCCGCTATGCCAATAGAATCGCCAAAGGACAATTTTCCATTGATGGTGAAACTTACACCCTTGCCAAAAATAACGGAGAAAATTCTCTCCATGGAGGGGTAAAAGGCTTTGATAAACAGGTTTGGACTGCCAATGCTATAGATGGTGACGAACCTTCACTTGAGCTGACCTACCTTAGTGCCGATGGCGAAGAAGGTTATCCTGGTAACCTCAATGTAAAGGTGGTTTACACGCTTACTGCCGATAACGAGCTAAAAATCGATTACACTGCCACCACTGACAAGGCCACTGTTCTCAACCTGACGAACCATAGCTATTTCAACCTTACGGGCAGCCCAGCTAATACAATACTAGATCACGAGCTGAGAATTAAAGCTCAGAGATACACACCGGTTGATGGAGGGTTAATTCCCACAGGTGAGCTAGCACCAGTTGCCGGAACACCGTTTGACTTTTTTGATGCAGCCAAGATAGGCGAACGGATTGAACAAACCGGAGGTGATCCGTTCGGTTACGACCATAACTTTGTTCTGGATGGGGAAGCGGGGCAATTGAGAAATGTGGTTATCGTGACGGATTCTGTCTCGGGAAGGAGGCTGGATATGGCGACCACGCAACCAGGTGTGCAATTCTACACCGGCAATTTTCTCGACGGCAGCGTTAAAAGTGATGAAGGTATTCCATACGGCAGAAATACAGGTTTTTGTCTGGAAACACAGCATTTCCCCGACTCTCCTAATCAACCTGATTTCCCAAGTGCTTTGCTGAAACCAGGGGAAACTTACCATCAAACCACAGTGTACAAAATAAGCCTGATGGAGTAG
- a CDS encoding RES family NAD+ phosphorylase: MKYFRLINKIFASTPLGYGRAGGRWNFPGTPIIYASNVSAITFMELLAIKGPVVANGSWVLITIQINADAPHLMSEDLPPDWGRRPYPTSTQAFGTNWAQRMMSPFLKVPSCRIPLSSYSTEHNLLINPLHPEAMKSIEIIAEEDVLFELNEWG; the protein is encoded by the coding sequence GTGAAATACTTTCGACTGATCAATAAGATATTTGCCTCAACCCCATTGGGCTATGGAAGGGCTGGCGGTAGATGGAATTTCCCCGGCACCCCTATCATTTACGCCAGCAATGTCAGCGCCATCACGTTTATGGAACTGCTGGCTATCAAGGGGCCAGTGGTGGCGAACGGATCCTGGGTATTGATCACCATTCAGATAAATGCAGACGCACCTCACCTCATGTCGGAGGACTTGCCACCTGACTGGGGTCGTCGACCTTACCCGACGTCTACTCAGGCTTTTGGTACCAATTGGGCGCAGCGTATGATGTCACCCTTTTTGAAAGTGCCCTCATGCCGTATTCCATTGTCCAGCTATTCGACGGAGCATAACCTCTTGATCAACCCATTGCACCCGGAAGCTATGAAATCGATTGAGATCATAGCTGAAGAAGACGTGTTATTCGAGTTGAATGAATGGGGCTGA
- a CDS encoding antitoxin Xre/MbcA/ParS toxin-binding domain-containing protein has product MAEESNRSERRSWRIASVNNEVATINVDTEAYHFLKPYAQNDDPPLMAKEPELVYERIKPMVQYLGYSQQELSGVLEVDPSTLFRWDKGDKTIGKMRSKAMYDIDHIIAKGVKVFGSEKQLKEWLSTVNQALGNQKPIELIKSPYGIELVDNAMEALLWGNVL; this is encoded by the coding sequence ATGGCTGAGGAAAGCAATAGGTCTGAAAGGCGCTCGTGGCGGATAGCAAGCGTGAATAACGAAGTGGCTACAATTAATGTAGACACGGAAGCTTACCATTTTCTCAAGCCTTATGCTCAGAATGATGATCCGCCGTTGATGGCCAAAGAGCCTGAGCTTGTTTATGAGCGCATTAAGCCAATGGTGCAATACCTTGGCTACAGTCAGCAGGAGTTATCCGGTGTGCTGGAAGTTGATCCCAGCACGTTGTTCAGGTGGGATAAAGGTGATAAAACGATAGGTAAAATGAGGTCCAAAGCCATGTATGATATTGACCACATCATCGCTAAGGGGGTGAAGGTTTTTGGTTCGGAGAAGCAATTGAAAGAATGGCTCTCTACTGTCAACCAGGCCTTAGGCAATCAAAAGCCTATTGAGTTAATCAAAAGCCCCTACGGAATAGAGCTGGTTGACAATGCCATGGAGGCGCTGTTGTGGGGCAACGTTTTGTAG
- a CDS encoding AraC family transcriptional regulator translates to MRVPIQKSAIPDSRVFVIKDLQDAYFDPNWHFHPEYQLFVVLKGHGTRFVGDTIKPFKEGDLLLSGPNLPHLWRCHESYFAKDSQLSTRGIVIYFDENFLGHQMLEKEELAGLKYLFEKAKRGLEYYGHTRSQVKEWMLKMVNSEGIESVIQFLKILSALAHSKEYRYVSSGPASFQLKASDGDRMNLVHHYVIDNFRQKITLEEAASLANLSPVAFSRYFKTRANKTFSSFVSEVRVGQACHMLVDGELSVAAVGFECGYKTLSNFNRQFREITGMAPLEYRKEYRKVI, encoded by the coding sequence ATGAGAGTACCTATTCAAAAATCGGCCATTCCAGATTCCAGGGTATTTGTTATCAAAGACCTGCAGGATGCGTATTTCGACCCCAACTGGCATTTTCACCCGGAGTATCAACTCTTTGTAGTCCTCAAGGGCCATGGAACCAGGTTTGTCGGGGATACGATCAAGCCCTTCAAGGAAGGCGATCTGTTGCTTTCCGGCCCTAATCTGCCCCATCTGTGGCGGTGCCATGAGTCTTATTTTGCTAAAGACAGTCAGCTGTCGACAAGAGGTATTGTTATCTACTTCGATGAGAATTTTCTAGGCCATCAAATGTTGGAAAAAGAGGAACTTGCTGGTTTGAAGTATCTCTTCGAAAAAGCAAAGCGAGGGCTGGAGTATTATGGACATACACGGAGTCAGGTAAAAGAATGGATGCTCAAAATGGTGAATTCGGAGGGGATCGAAAGCGTTATTCAGTTTTTGAAGATACTTAGTGCACTTGCACATTCGAAGGAGTACAGATATGTGTCGTCGGGCCCGGCCAGTTTTCAATTGAAAGCGTCTGACGGAGACCGGATGAATCTGGTTCATCACTACGTCATTGACAACTTTAGACAGAAGATTACGCTTGAAGAAGCGGCATCGCTGGCGAACCTGAGCCCGGTCGCCTTTAGTAGGTATTTTAAAACGAGGGCGAACAAGACTTTCTCGTCATTTGTAAGTGAGGTAAGAGTGGGGCAGGCCTGTCACATGCTTGTGGACGGCGAGCTATCGGTGGCGGCCGTTGGATTTGAATGTGGCTACAAAACGCTTTCCAACTTCAATCGGCAGTTCAGGGAGATCACGGGCATGGCTCCGCTGGAGTATAGAAAAGAGTATCGGAAAGTGATTTAA